The DNA region tatatatatatatatatatatatatatatatatatatatatatcaatttattaaattaaatatttatatttaaattcttaacggaagtaaaattgagattttgaaggtctatttgaaaaaaatacaaagttattatttgagatatttttttattagattgagatgaaatttaaactaaattgtataaacaaattattttctatatagatGATATTTTAGGTGgtcatacatatttttatttttataaaatttatgtatatttgagacaaataaaattacttttatctCAATTTTTCATGTAAGGTATATCTTTAAGTATTATAAGAGTGtaagttttattttacaaaattttaaggAAGGTTATATTAGTAAATTACCTAATCCTATGTgacacttttaaatttaattatcttaaattttttattttttaattttttaaagtcaatttcaaaatttttcttcattttattttttaagcccaccctaaaTATAACTCCTAGGTTCGTCCCTGGGTAGACAAAAATACATTGAAAAACTAAGAAGACAATGAAACAAATATAATTCTTTCTCTTAAAGCGGAACACGAACCGATTATAGCTATGGAGGGTTCTTATTGAGCGTAGCTAAAGGGAACACGCTCTTTCGACCGCGGTTCTATGATTGTCGGGCCTCTCCTCGTTCCACCCACTGGCCTATTGGGATAGCATCGTTGCCTGCCCTTTCTAATAAAGAATTCCGGCTCGGCCTGGGAAAGCGCTGGCAAAGAAAGGAAGGGGTCCATGTAGCTGTTGCGTCCGCCCCCTTGTGGCCACAACTACAACTACTGACGCTTCAAAAGGCTTAGATTATAAGGGCTTCAAGCCTTTTTTTGCTATTACCTTCTCCATTACTATGTTCTCATACGCGGGAATACCCCCGTTAGTCGGCTTTTGTAGCAAATTCTATTTGTTCTTCGCCACTTTGGGTTGTGGGGCTTATTTCCTAGCCTAGTGGGAGTAGTGACTAGCGTTATAGGTCGTTGGGCGGGACAAATTCGACACAGGAAAGATTTAACTTACCAATGAAAGAAAAGACATCACGACTGATCAaagaataaaaaagtaaaagaaagtCAGGGCGACGAGTTAAAGAGCTAAagtaaaatagtaataatattcAAAGTAAACGGGTATTTATTCAAGTACTAGTGCTATAATTTTCTTAAGGTACTGAAGAAGAGCCGGAGGAAGGACAAAAGCCAGACCCTTATATGAGAAGAGAGTGGGTTGCCCGGGATTCGAACCCCAAGCCGTGcttgcatttttcattgcacACAACTTTCCCTATGTATCCATTTAAAACTCAGTTCTTTCCCtagataaaactaaaaaaaatgaaatactcagttgattttatttaagtCTTCCTACATGAACATTTCAGaatcgaattttttttattatctctttatcatctaaattttttattatcatttaaaatattttaggttttTCGTAGATTGTTTAAGAAAAATTGCAAATTACACAGTCTGATAACAAATTATTCAGACTTGGCCAAATCATTGATACATAaaatatccaaataaaattGTCGCCTTAGAAGGTCTAGTCGGAATCAATGCCCTCCAATTTTCGAACTAATGCCAGATCTTCCTCGATAGGAACTTAAATTCTATTATGGCCGGCTTGGAGATAGATGAGGAAGACAAGCATCTCTATCTGGATCATGCCTGAATTGTTGAACCTTGGGGATAATCATTAGCATTGAAGTCAATCACCACACCACCTCTAGAATACATACGATATTAGACAATGAGCTCGAttcatttcaaattcaaacagTATCTTCGACTTATATCTTCTCTTTTGCTTTCTCCAGGTAGAAAAGATTCTCTTCAAGTGAACCAGTCTATCTTCTGTATGGGGCTTACACGATGGTTGGAACAAAGACACATTTGGTTGTCCAATGTGGCAGCCAGATAAAGATATATATCTGCACGGACTAATTAATAAGTCAAGTCACACACTCCCATAATCTATTTTCTCTTCGTTGAATTCCCTTCAACTCCATACTCTATCTAGTAATTTTTTAACATGACATGAATAGTTGAAGGGAAATATCCAAATCCATGTCTTAATAATCCATACTTGTAGCAATAAACTTGTATTGGTCCTACACCAAGTGGTAAAAAATTGATTACCAAAATTTAGGGTATCTTCTCTATAAAGGCCCAGAAATACCTTGTTTACGTATCATTGGGAAGTGCATTAACATGAAAACAGCAGTAAGAAGAGGCAATACAAAAGTGTGTAAACTATAAAAACGAGTCAAGGTGGATTGTCCTACACTAGCACTTCCACGCAATAATTCTACCAAAGGCGATCCTATTACCGGGATAGCTTCAGGCACACCTGTTACAATTTTGACTGCCCAATAGCCAATTTGATCCCAAGGTAAGGAATAGCCAGTTACACCAAAAGATGCGGTCAATACAGCTAAAACCACACCTGTAACCCAAGTCAATTCACGAGGTTTTTTAAAACCACCAGTGAGATACACACGAAATACGTAAAAGTTTTGGTCGAAGCTATGATTTCTTGAAACTGACTTTTATTACTTTTAAGTAAGTACGTAACTCAACAAGAAATTACCTAGTTCGGTTTACAAGTCTTGAGGAGTATGAGCTTGCATTCGATGCTATcgtatgtattttttttcttaacctTTTAGGGTCTCTCTCTTATTAGCTTTCACCACGTAGCGGTAAGGTAGTGAACTCTACACGCCCCAAGGTAGTCTCGGGTCCGGTAGAGCCTGGAGAAAGTAAAGGAGAAGATATAAGTTCAACTATGTAAAAAATGAGtctttttttctatatagaATAGAGGGGCCTGGTCTGAATTTTTATTCAATCTATCTTATTATTCTATTCTTTTTGGTACAATACTCCCGTAGACCTTAGCCCTTgcttgattttttatttaatttagttttttctgtaaaaaaaaattgatagggAGGGCCTAGCCATTCTTTTCCCTAAGAAGAGGGTTGGTCTTCTAAACCTTTCTTTAGTCAATAGGGCGAGACGGGAGAGAAGAGATTCAATTGAATAACCTTAAGGTGTAAGCCTATACTCATTATAATACAGAATAAGAAGCAGGTTGACGCTTTATCGCTTATTTGTCACTCGCTATTGTTACTTTATAACGAATTATTGAAAAGAATAAGACACGGATTTGAATATTTCTCTTCAATTATTCATGTCATGTTAAAAATTTACTAGATAGAGTATGGAGTTGAAGGAAATTCAACGAAGAGAAAATAGATTATGGGAGTGTGTGACTTGACTTATTAATTAATCTGTGCCCTAGTACATGTTCCTCGACGTTGAGGGCATCCCCCGAGAGCGGGGGATTTCGTAACATTTCTGATTGGCTGTCTTGTTTTTCCCTTCAATGTTTAGTTTTACACACGCCTTTTTTAGGAGGTCTACAACCATTATGTGGCATTGGGGTTACATCCCGTACGAAAATTAATAGTATAACTTCTCGGAAAAGGTCGGTTACAACTAGGGATAAAGGATAGTCACATTCCTATTTGTAAGGAGAGTGCCTAAACATGAGTTAGGTGACCAATATGAAAGCATAACGTCTTTGAGCAAGCAACTACTCTAAAGGCTACCATGACAACAGAGGCTTAGGAAAAAGTTTCATTACTTTCCTTTGGGCTGACAATCCTGTATACCATTCAACTCCTACGTTCCAAAGAATTCACTCCTTTGCAGTTCCTGGCGAGTGAGTGGTAGCGTATCGAAGGTGGGGTAACTTCTTCTTTCTACTCAAACTTTTGTAATCGAAAGTGGACTCAAGCCTCACTCCTTTTTTGATTTTGTACGAATCTAGTTCTAAATACTGGACTGGAACCATTTGTTACTATTGGACAAATTTCTccttttgttttcttattgTTCTTTGTCATAACGCCAATTTTGGGACTTTTTGGAAGAGGAATCGTGTGTCTTAAAATGCTCCAAGGTTAGACATTCAGTTCGATGAGGGCAGGTTCTGTAGTATTATCATAAGTATCCGTAAAAAAGGAGGAATGGAGATGTGGAAAAGAAGAGATGGTCTTAGACCTTATCTTAGCTGTTTAAGTAAAGAAAGCAACGGCTAGGTCCCCTATTTGTTTTATAGGCCCCGGATTCACTAAGTCAGTCCAAGAGTCAGTTCACTCGAAAGCGGGTATCCGGAAAGCGACTTTTGGATATTTGGTTTGAACGAGTTCTGCCCCATCCCTTCCATATCACATCCTGGATCTGATGAAATACGATGAATTGAGACGGTATTTTATTGTATCTAGAATTACTAGAAAGGTGGAAACAGGCTAACATTGAACtcggtaaaaataaaatggttGAATAATTGAAAAATGAGATTATTCAGGAATACACATTAAATGCTGAGATTACCCATTGAATTTATTGTAGTAGATCCATAATCAAAAAAGTGTTTGTGATTGTTCCAgaagaaatgaaacaaaagataGGGTAGAGCTAGGATGGTTATTGTTTCCAAACAGATTTGTCCATAGTAATGGGGATGACATTGGTGGGAATATAGGCCGATACGTCTCCAACTTGTGTTTCAATGACGAGTAAGGCGGTCAAGCTCCATGCGCATGTCTGGTCCGATCGTTTAACGGCTCTTTCTAAGAGACGGGAATGTAAATAGAAAACATTCCCCGGGAAAGCCTCACGGTCAATGCTGAGCGAGTAGTCCCCAAAGAAGTTAGTTATTGAGTAGACCGGGGAAGCAATAACAATTTCTCATAGAGAGTAAAGCAAGGCATGCTAAAGACATAATCAATCATAGATAATTATGAGATGAAATCCTTCCGAATGGGCTAAGAGAATTCCTAGcatttttatactattatttttaattgaaaaaataattggaaaataaAACAGCAAGTACAAAAATGAGTAATAACCCCCAGTAGAGACTGGTACGATTTAATTCAACATTTTGTTCGTTTGGGTTTGATTGTGTCATATCTCTATAATTCGGATTAGGTTTATCGTTGGATGAACTGCATTGCTGATATTGATCCTAAAAAAGAAACGGTAGGTACAGCTAGTCCGTGAATAGCCAACCATCGCACTGTAAAAATTGGATAGGTTTGATCTATAGTCATTGGGGCCTCCTAAAAGGATCTACTAAATTCATCGAGTTGTTCCAAAGAATCAAAACGGCCAGTTATTAATGGAATTCCTTGTCGGCTCTCTGTGAAATATTCGTTTGGCCGAGGGCTTCCAAACACATCGTAAGCTAAGCCCGTGCTGACGAATAACCAACCCGCAATGAATAGGGAAGGTATGGTAATGCTATGAATGACCCAGTATCGAATACTGGTGATAATATCAGCAAAAGAACGTTCTCCTGTGCTTCCAGACATGCCGAGCTCCACATATTTTATGCCTCGTAACTCTTCCTCAGCCAGGCTTAGGCAGAATAGCAGTACACGTATTAGTAGCATAACAAAAATACCTTCATATGTTTTTTTCGCGGTAATTGTGACCTCTCAGGAGAATCGATGACTGTTGCACTCTAGTACATCTGAGAATTCTTAATTGGCTAGTTGGAAATAGCCCCAGGGCTATCTTTTAACGGTCAAAGCGAGCCCTTTCATTCCATTATGAATTAAAGAATTTAGAATGAATCAAATCTCCTCAAGTAGGATTCGAACCTACGACCAATCGGTTAACAGTCGACCGCTCTACCACTAAGCTACTGAGAAGTAAAAATGGGAAGGGGAAAAGGAAATCTTACGGGTTGAATTGCTCGTGTATCCACGGGACAAATTCTATTTGAAATGGATGGTGTGAGTTTGTCAAATGCTCGACAAGCTGCTACATTAGCTGCGCATAAACCAGGTTCGTCAACCAAGTTTGTTCAATGGTCGTAACATAATTGGTTATTGGAAAAAAATCAGGTCGGGATCTATCAGCAGCGGCATtcccttttaaaaaaaatcacaattattaatttgaattatttaattgtaaatatcaaattattcaaattaaactgTATTTCGAATTAATATAGACAAATTTAgaaggggtatttataggcggATTGGGGTGGAGGCAATGATTATCAGGTTTTGAAGAGCCTGGATTAAAAGGATGGATTTGGAGTGTGATGTTCGACCGGAAATCCCGGGAACGACGGGGGTTGGCCGGCCGGGGAGGTGGAGAGAGAGCTGAGTGCGAGGTTGAAGAAGGCAGCCACGTGTCAGCTGCCAATTGGGTAAGGGAGGGGGTTAATTAATatgaagaataatttttttatttatcaaaatgtttaattcttctttcttgtatatatattttatttgttgacgtctaaatataattataattatatatatatttatatttgtaatgttatattctattaaaataacaaaattaaattaagttctCACATAAAactgaatatttattataattattaaaaattgtacaaatcaaaataaataataactttatttttagattaactattttatgtcattttttacACAAAATGTCATTCTAatacttataatttaaaaaccAAACATGAATAATTAAGAGAGAATatatctcttttatatatatatatatatattattttttattttttttggttaaatgcTAGGTCCGCCTCTCCTCCTTGAGTATGGCTAATTACCGTGCTACAGTAATTTCTTACTAACCTACTTAACCAATTTAATCAGACGTGGCACCAAAATTTTTACGTAGATGGAAGATATCTATCTCTTTTTATTGCCaggataaaagagaaaaatttaaGTAGTAATAATTCATTTTACCTAAGTGTAATAACGGGTACCCTATTCGTTAGGTAGTGAAGTACTCATCCTTtaacttgatttttatttaattatctgATCCCGACCTAATCTGATGTGTATCTTTATTTCTAATCCGATACCTTATTCAACGAGTACCTATTAcctgattaaatatttataagattgtaaagttgaaaaagaaaaatataacattaataaataattttaaaattaatattatcgaatgataaaaataaaaacattatttacctAGAAACTTATGTGgtagatattaaaaaatataacaactttGTTGTTACTAGAGAgagttataaaaaattagaaaaaaaaaattggaaaaaaaaatttaaaataaatatgaatagtaatgaaagaaataatattttgttattaaaagaagaattgacaaaataatttttaaaatattaaaaataaagtttgaacgaagagtaataatagaaaaataaatcatatatttagaTGATGTTCGTAATGACTTATTATTTGGAATGTCAtagtaaattttaataaaaaaatattattttttatattagtatAGTCGGGTATTGAGTATAATACgtgtttgagtttgagtttcacACATTCTCTATACTCGCCCTTATTCGATCAAGTACCTTCTTTCTTTTCACATGTCTGATTTTTACCCCAAACCTGATTTAAAATATTCGAACCGGTCATCGGGTACCCACAAGTATTTGATATACATGTACCTATTGTTATCCCTAATTTTACCTGtcgtaaaattattatttgataaataaattttgatatgaaatatattattaaaataattaatagcaataacaattttatcaaaGAGAAGTGTTTAACATAAATTCTGAAATTGATTACCgagatttttataattcttGTAAATTTTAATGCTATAGAAATTATCAATgtaaattagttattttgtttgttcGTCTCTAATTTTTGACTGGGCCTAAGGTAAAACAAGTGATGCAACATTGCACCCAATTAGgttaatttctaaaaaaaaacttatatatatttaattttcaaagtgtccgaattTCCGGATCGAgagatataataatttgaatatatatgtgaaagtaatgtATATTTGAGtcgaattatgggttgacccgccataaacataaaacagttaaaaataaaattaaagatactatatatatttcgaatttacaacctaacaaaacaaatacaactttttaaccaactaggccaataaaactttatattttaaattcaacaccaaatttgataaacgtgagagctatatgtatgtttcaaacttgcaacttaacaaaaaaaaatgtaaaactatttaattaactaggctaataagactttatattttaaatttaacacaaaatttgataaacacaggtcgttttaaaaatataagttcaactttttaactaatataatgatgcttaatttttaaagtgtccgaataacaactgtaattttttttatatcattattcgtGCAAATACACAAACTATATGCgagttaaaataaaagtattactAATGTTTTAACCTAAAATTTTATCGAAactattataacatttaatcaactaaattaaattatttatgttaaatataatacaaaattattaatatttttaatataatattaactttatttctAGAAAATATCGATTGATCCATAGTTAAGAAAAATCAAACTATCTTACAGTTAATGGACATCTCAACATATATGGTTTATTAAATAcaacttctttttttaataatgactaacttttaaaaaattataaactaataaatgttttttaaatatatatattaatcttgtaaaatatttaataataaactaataaatattaaatagtagtattgatatatattttaaataatatattaagttagtttCGTAAAAACAGGttttaagatattaaatatgtttaagtTAAAATGAAAGCACTTATGGTTAGTtgttaatttatctttcttaactaaaaaaatatattaacattttaatgaagttaatatatagtataataaaaataaagggttaaataaagagaaaattttataacatatttttacaaGAATCTAATAACTAATAATACTATAACCCTGccagtttatttttaaaattggtatGAAAATCtaataacttataataatataacgtTTAATGGAATAGAtggtatattttgatattttttatttattttttttagaaaaacgaCTTACCGTcgtttcattaaaaattcccccgcaaaaaaaaataagtttaagagatcattctagataggcctagaatgattttgaagtcgtaacattctgaataaaagttaaaaagctaaaaacgtaaatgaattatctgattacaatgctttcaattttaTTGAGTTTAAAAACGGTAatttccagttcctacagatattccagttctgcttcgtgcttggaattcttgtccacgttcccgcgagggctctgcaatccgatacaatatctttccataactcttcaacgctcctacgggttctgtcatataccattgcattccgttctttccaaatgttatacaccactgctccaaagccgcacttgaacacgtttGTTATAAATCTATTtctcttggctttgagtagtgctgcatctttgattttattccattcgctcaggaaactgatcagctctaggtttttatagaatctgtctcAAAGCTCTGAAgaaatacagcagctcccgaatatgtgatctatgatttcttcatttcctctacatagaagacagttcgtgtccgggatgctcatatacttgttgatacgatcacgagtgctgagtctttcccagaaggcgagccatatgatgaactggtgtctagggataatcttcgtgtACCATACAAGatgagcccattctactttctgtacTTTTTCCCGTGTTACCtctcatattttcttcaatatcaccttcccattgtcctcagctttccattcatgaatatacggtctgtcgtgtagttgtatgttacttatatgatcaagtatcctctgttcttttggattttttctcaagagtgagtcccaattcccgtctttaatatCTCTTATTTTCGcttctgtgcagtcccttctgatgcgggtattttgaaactcctccttgtgaatgataggctggttttcgaaccaggggtcatGCCAGAATAAAGTGCATTTCCCGttccctagccggatgtcataaagatctgcaatatcgcttcttagtttaaaaaccatttttagagaccagctcataccttcatgaattttgcaggtccagatgctggtttcgtattttaTAAACCTCGTaggcacccatttgatccataatgactccttattgcgctccaaagcccacaaatgcttgaatgtgagagccttgttccactcaatacagttcttcaagtctatgcctccctcgtccttcggtttgtagagagtgatccatttgacttttttattctcctcttccgctactgccccagataaagttcctcatcagtgtatcgagctccttcattaccttcttcggaatgaccatttaaTGCGCCTAGTAGCCATCTATGCCCAtgaccatggttttgataagttcgatcctccctacataagaaagtgTTTTCGCTGCCCAACTATatcgtattttttaccttttcaatcaacggcttgcagtgtgagatctcgatctgcttcgcggttaacggaattcctaagtaccttacgggaaaactgccttccttgatgcccattatgttgaagatgtcctgcttcgtttcgtcattcacgcctccataaaatgccacacttttgcttttattaatagttaaacctataacctcagaaaagaacgttagtgcaaccctaatggttttaatggaatcaatgtctgcgtgcgCTTGAATGAataaatcgtcagcaaagcataaatgggttacctcctctacctcacagaatgggtgaaagatgtatggatgATTCTTTCAGAACATcacgaagatgctctcaaagatctccatgatagctacaaaaaggtaagaagagagggggtcctcTTGCCTTACCCCTTTTCACCCTTAAAATTGCCTCCGTGAACTCCATTAACGCTaccaacaaagcaggatgatgaaacgcactatATAAtacaatcaataaaaatcataggaaaagaagatacaaccagaaagtctcgaatggcttcccatctaacagagtcgaaagctttcttgatatctattttaaaaGTCACTCTCGgagatattttcttattcccgtagcattttaaaaggctctgcatgagaagaatattatgagagattgtcctaccggggatgaatgcagattggttaagatttaaaaattttcttatgacatttttaaatcatttagaaattattttataaatcacattgcagcaagaaattggtctgaaatcttgtactttctcgggtaccgcATTTTTGGAGAtgaaggttaggaccgctgtattccattgctttaacatcttcctgttcttgaaaaactccagaactccatcagtaacgtctttacccatAACCGATCAATTgactttgaagaactgtgcattaaacccatcaggacccagACTTTTATTCTCATCAATattaaacagagcttctttaacctcaaccttcgtgaccacccttatcaactcgcgactatcttctgatgaaattttcctatcaataattggatacaaggtattcaggtggctttgatgttgctttctcgtacccataagctgcttatagaaatcaatagccaaatcttgtacacccttttgaccctgaacatattcaccatcataattcttcagcctgtatacagtgtttctcatgtttctagccttacattttctgtagaagaaagctgtgtttttgtcaccctaCGAGAGCCAACTCTgccttgatttctgtctaataaaattctcttcaagaagaCTAAACTTCCTAAAAATTTCAAGTGCATTCCTTTCTGTTTCATTTagttgttcatcattatcatccattaataactttttctaaacttcttccagttcttctctaggaaccagaactctattggagatattgctgaacttcttcttgtcaaagctttggagatgattcttcagaagtttaagcttctcagaaaccctgtaaaTGTTAGATCCCCTTACATCTGTAGACCATATTCTTTCGAGACTACCCTTGAATTGGTCGTTTTCCAtacagaaattgaaaattttaaagggccttttgaacctttcttcctttcccagaacaatttaatcgggcagtgatcagatatacccggattcagaacatgaagttgacttttCGGAAATTAGTTAAttcagttctcatttaccagacatctgtcaattctacttcttctaattttctcattctctctcgtagaagaccaagtgaagaaattcccagaattggtaggctcaatacaacccatatctctgatacaatcattaaagtcaatcatatcccgagttatttcagattctgggctacgatcagattcgtttctggttacgttATAATCACCAAGGACCgcccaagatttatcaccaCCGATctagtttctaagacaattctagaggagtcttctgtcaaTGCTTGAGTTGCTAGCATAGACAATAACAAGATTAAACAAGATTCCTGTGATTCTATCTTTAACCTCCACCaagattgcttgatcattcaaaaagagatcactgacctcaacaactttgttatcctaGATAACCCAAATTCttcccgttttgtcatttgagttgtgaatgatttcccagctactatcaatacacaactttctaaccttctcaacgttccgacttttgacttttgtctcaagaatacccataataatGATCTTCtagttctcaatgatcctcctgatttctttgcattttagagggtcattgagtccccttatgttccatgtcactatattcataaATGGATATAAGTGTTGGATTCCTGACTTTCTAGAttgtcctggacctcttcatcagagaaatcgtaATCATCATTTGTCTCGCTATCCTCAATGGTTATAGCTTGATTATATGGAATACTATTCACATTGAGTGGGGGTTGTCTCACATAGATCTCATATTCTCCCGTTATAGAGTCGATGGCttctggatccaggatctttctgATATGTCTTCGCTTTTCAacttgttcttctttagtaggtcttttctaactttgaacctcttcactactagattcatgtCTGTTATCAATTTTAATTCGTCCTACTTCAGAATCAAGGCTCACttccttattcaagaccaaattgtatACTTCTACActtgatcttttaatttcacaaaacccaagattttccagttcattctcaagagcttctttatttcttgttggttttttaatatttttttgtccaggattttctttttcattatctCAAAAGGTGGCTCTGAACCCATGGATCGGTTCATTTCGAATTctaatgacattgtttttttggttcctgcttgcattcctaaaattgtgaagagtggactcacgacctattggagtgccatcagacccaattttgcttgtttcatatgggccaagtattccccgccacatagatctttgaattccagAAACTTTAGATCCAGAACATTTTTCATTAGGACcggtagtagcaagtccggtagcttgagtagtatcCGGATCAGCAAGTCTAGAACCAGgcttaacatggtcaatatggctaggtacggtagcattatgagaagctctaggactgGTGTGGCTATGCCCAtctttatcaggaccgatatcCT from Impatiens glandulifera chromosome 5, dImpGla2.1, whole genome shotgun sequence includes:
- the LOC124938917 gene encoding cytochrome b6, whose protein sequence is MSGSTGERSFADIITSIRYWVIHSITIPSLFIAGWLFVSTGLAYDVFGSPRPNEYFTESRQGIPLITGRFDSLEQLDEFSVVLAVLTASFGVTGYSLPWDQIGYWAVKIVTGVPEAIPVIGSPLVELLRGSASVGQSTLTRFYSLHTFVLPLLTAVFMLMHFPMIRKQGISGPL